Proteins encoded by one window of Pseudonocardia alni:
- a CDS encoding lycopene cyclase family protein: MLVLGGGPAGRALAAACAETGLRTTLADPAPERAWTATYCAWPEELPPHLPAAMIATRPEAVAVLPGGGTRALGPYAVLDTAGLRAHLDARLAGVTVLPGRAAADDVRPDGHRYRVRLHPPGGRGGSGGPGDGGAPRDDAARVVDAALVVDATGAPSRLRPGPAGGTEQTAWGVVVDERVAAPVVGPGEAVFMDWRSPGPHRPGWTEWPTFLYAVPYGDGTVLLEETSLARRPGLGLPELRDRLAARLAGAGVAVPDAAPVERVRFPVDTPRGPRHPVGFGAATPLVHPATGFSVAPALGLAPRLAAELARHLPHDPAAATTAARRLLWPRSARAVHRLRRHGLRTVLEMPPRLVPDFFDAFFAGRSGRAFLTGRDDLTGTLAGMAGVFRAAPPPVRAHMLRSAAAFHSKGR, encoded by the coding sequence GTGCTGGTCCTCGGCGGTGGTCCGGCCGGGCGGGCGCTCGCGGCGGCGTGCGCGGAGACCGGGCTGCGCACCACGCTCGCCGACCCCGCCCCGGAGCGGGCGTGGACGGCGACCTACTGCGCGTGGCCCGAGGAGCTGCCCCCGCACCTGCCTGCGGCGATGATCGCGACCCGGCCGGAGGCGGTGGCCGTGCTGCCCGGTGGTGGCACCCGCGCGCTGGGCCCGTACGCGGTGCTCGACACCGCCGGGCTGCGCGCCCACCTCGACGCGCGGCTCGCCGGGGTCACGGTGCTGCCCGGGCGCGCCGCCGCCGACGACGTCCGGCCCGACGGCCACCGGTACCGGGTGCGGCTGCACCCTCCGGGCGGCCGGGGCGGGAGCGGCGGCCCCGGTGACGGCGGGGCCCCGCGGGACGACGCGGCGCGGGTCGTCGACGCGGCCCTGGTCGTCGACGCCACCGGGGCCCCGTCGCGGCTGCGCCCCGGCCCGGCGGGCGGGACCGAGCAGACCGCGTGGGGCGTCGTCGTCGACGAGCGGGTGGCCGCGCCGGTGGTGGGGCCCGGCGAGGCCGTCTTCATGGACTGGCGCTCCCCCGGCCCGCACCGCCCGGGGTGGACGGAGTGGCCGACGTTCCTCTACGCCGTCCCCTATGGCGACGGCACCGTCCTGCTGGAGGAGACCTCCCTGGCGCGACGGCCGGGGCTGGGGCTGCCCGAGCTGCGCGACCGGCTCGCGGCCCGGCTCGCCGGGGCGGGCGTCGCCGTGCCCGACGCCGCCCCCGTCGAGCGCGTCCGCTTCCCGGTCGACACCCCGCGCGGCCCACGGCACCCCGTCGGGTTCGGGGCGGCGACGCCGCTGGTGCACCCCGCGACCGGGTTCAGCGTCGCCCCCGCGCTCGGGCTGGCCCCGCGGCTGGCCGCCGAGCTGGCCCGGCACCTGCCGCACGACCCCGCCGCCGCGACGACGGCGGCCCGCCGGCTGCTCTGGCCCCGCTCGGCCCGCGCGGTGCACCGCCTGCGCCGCCACGGGCTGCGCACCGTGCTGGAGATGCCGCCGCGGCTGGTGCCGGACTTCTTCGACGCGTTCTTCGCCGGCCGCAGCGGCCGCGCGTTCCTCACCGGCCGCGACGACCTGACCGGCACCCTCGCCGGGATGGCCGGTGTGTTCCGGGCCGCTCCGCCACCCGTACGAGCGCACATGCTGCGATCGGCCGCCGCATTTCACTCGAAAGGGCGATGA
- a CDS encoding SDR family oxidoreductase gives MTDLTSLAGRAALVTGASRGIGYGVAAALLARGASVTITGRRAPELDAAAAELAAGTGVGPGRVLAVAGNVGDAAHRAAAAEATVTAFGSLDVLVNNAGINPQHGPLVEADLDAVRRILDVNVVAALGFVQQAHRVWMGAHGGAVVNVASVAALRPTGVIGAYGASKAALLTLTEELAGQLGPGVRVNAVAPAVVRTRFAEALYAHDEASVVAGYPLGRLGEPADVAEAVAFLVSDAASWVTGATLRIDGGSLSAGRHRPGPR, from the coding sequence ATGACCGATCTCACCTCCCTGGCCGGTCGGGCGGCACTGGTCACCGGCGCCTCGCGGGGCATCGGGTACGGCGTCGCCGCCGCGCTGCTGGCGCGCGGCGCGTCGGTGACGATCACCGGCCGGCGCGCCCCGGAGCTCGACGCGGCGGCGGCGGAGCTCGCGGCAGGCACGGGGGTCGGCCCCGGCCGGGTGCTCGCCGTCGCCGGCAACGTCGGGGACGCGGCGCACCGGGCCGCCGCGGCGGAGGCGACGGTGACCGCGTTCGGCTCGCTGGACGTGCTGGTCAACAACGCCGGGATCAACCCCCAGCACGGGCCGCTGGTCGAGGCCGACCTCGACGCCGTCCGCAGGATCCTCGACGTCAACGTGGTCGCCGCCCTCGGGTTCGTCCAGCAGGCGCACCGGGTGTGGATGGGTGCGCACGGCGGCGCCGTCGTCAACGTCGCCTCGGTCGCGGCGCTGCGGCCCACCGGCGTCATCGGGGCCTACGGGGCGTCGAAGGCGGCACTGCTCACCCTGACCGAGGAGCTGGCCGGCCAGCTCGGCCCCGGCGTCCGGGTCAACGCCGTCGCCCCCGCCGTGGTGCGGACGAGGTTCGCCGAGGCGCTCTACGCCCACGACGAGGCGTCCGTCGTCGCGGGCTATCCGCTGGGGCGCCTCGGCGAGCCCGCGGACGTCGCCGAGGCGGTGGCGTTCCTCGTCTCCGACGCCGCGTCCTGGGTCACCGGGGCCACCCTGCGGATCGACGGCGGCAGCCTGTCCGCCGGCCGGCACCGGCCGGGCCCGCGATGA
- a CDS encoding ABC-F family ATP-binding cassette domain-containing protein, producing the protein MITTTDLELRAGSRILLSGATLRVQPGDRIGLVGRNGAGKTTSMRVLAGEGEPYSGQRSANSPVGYLPQDPREGDLSVTAKDRVLSARGLDVLLAKMEKAQTAMAELADPAANDKAVREYGRLEERFSALGGYAAESEAARICTHLGLPERVLAQPMRTLSGGQRRRVELARILFAASDGGSQSATTLLLDEPTNHLDADSITWLRGFLQQHEGGLVVISHDTDLLAAVVNKVWFLDATRGEADQYNMDWKRYLEARSTDEKRRRRERANAEKKASALHVQAAKMGAKATKAVAAKNMARRADALLAGLDDERQADRVAHIRFPTPAPCGRTPLTAENLSKAYGSLEVFTGVDLAVDRGSKVVVLGFNGAGKTTLLRILAGTEESDSGGVVPGHGLRRGYFAQEHDTLDMDASVWDNIRHASPDAAEQQLRTLLGSFMFSGEQLQQPAGTLSGGERTRLALAGLVSSAANVLLLDEPTNNLDPASREQVLDALRRFEGAVVLVTHDPGAVEALEPDRVIVLPDGTEDHWSADYLELVQLA; encoded by the coding sequence GTGATCACCACGACCGACCTCGAACTGCGCGCCGGGTCCCGCATCCTGCTCTCCGGTGCCACCCTGCGGGTGCAGCCCGGCGACCGGATCGGTCTGGTCGGGCGCAACGGCGCCGGCAAGACCACCTCGATGCGGGTGCTGGCCGGCGAGGGCGAGCCGTACTCCGGGCAGCGGAGCGCGAACTCCCCGGTCGGCTACCTGCCGCAGGACCCGCGCGAGGGCGACCTGTCGGTCACGGCGAAGGACCGGGTGCTCTCGGCGCGCGGCCTGGACGTGCTGCTGGCGAAGATGGAGAAGGCGCAGACGGCGATGGCCGAGCTGGCCGACCCGGCCGCGAACGACAAGGCGGTCCGCGAGTACGGACGGCTCGAGGAACGGTTCTCCGCCCTCGGCGGCTACGCCGCGGAGTCCGAGGCCGCGCGGATCTGCACGCACCTGGGGCTGCCCGAGCGGGTGCTGGCCCAGCCGATGCGCACGCTCTCGGGCGGTCAGCGCCGGCGCGTGGAGCTGGCCCGGATCCTGTTCGCCGCCTCCGACGGCGGGTCGCAGTCGGCGACCACGCTGCTGCTCGACGAGCCCACCAACCACCTCGACGCCGACTCGATCACCTGGCTGCGCGGGTTCCTGCAGCAGCACGAGGGCGGTCTGGTCGTCATCAGTCACGACACCGACCTGCTGGCCGCGGTCGTGAACAAGGTCTGGTTCCTCGACGCGACCCGCGGCGAGGCGGACCAGTACAACATGGACTGGAAGCGGTACCTGGAGGCGCGCTCCACCGACGAGAAGCGTCGTCGCCGCGAGCGGGCCAACGCCGAGAAGAAGGCGTCCGCGCTGCACGTCCAGGCCGCCAAGATGGGCGCGAAGGCCACCAAGGCCGTCGCCGCCAAGAACATGGCCCGCCGGGCCGACGCCCTGCTCGCCGGACTCGACGACGAGCGTCAGGCCGACCGCGTCGCGCACATCCGGTTCCCGACCCCGGCGCCCTGCGGGCGCACCCCGCTCACCGCGGAGAACCTGTCCAAGGCCTACGGGTCGCTGGAGGTGTTCACCGGGGTGGACCTCGCGGTGGACCGCGGGTCGAAGGTCGTGGTGCTGGGCTTCAACGGCGCCGGCAAGACGACGCTGCTGCGGATCCTGGCCGGCACCGAGGAGTCCGACTCCGGCGGGGTCGTGCCCGGCCACGGGCTGCGACGGGGCTACTTCGCCCAGGAGCACGACACGCTCGACATGGACGCCTCGGTCTGGGACAACATCCGCCACGCCAGCCCGGACGCCGCCGAGCAGCAGCTGCGGACCCTGCTCGGGTCGTTCATGTTCTCGGGGGAGCAGCTCCAGCAGCCCGCCGGGACGCTGTCCGGCGGTGAGCGGACCCGGCTCGCCCTGGCCGGTCTGGTGTCCTCGGCGGCGAACGTGCTGCTGCTCGACGAGCCGACGAACAACCTGGACCCGGCCAGCCGCGAGCAGGTGCTCGACGCGCTGCGCCGCTTCGAGGGTGCCGTCGTGCTCGTCACCCACGACCCGGGTGCGGTCGAGGCGCTGGAGCCGGACCGGGTGATCGTCCTGCCCGACGGCACCGAGGACCACTGGTCGGCCGACTACCTGGAACTCGTCCAGCTCGCGTGA
- a CDS encoding helix-turn-helix domain-containing protein yields the protein MAELKKGARITGTQRGKLAADLKKKYEKGASIRSLAEQTGRSYGFVHRVLSETGVTLRGRGGATRTKKK from the coding sequence ATGGCCGAGCTGAAGAAGGGCGCCCGGATCACCGGGACGCAGCGGGGCAAACTCGCCGCCGACCTGAAGAAGAAGTACGAGAAGGGCGCCAGCATCCGTTCGCTGGCCGAGCAGACCGGGCGGTCGTACGGCTTCGTCCACCGGGTCCTGTCCGAGACGGGTGTGACGTTGCGCGGGCGCGGCGGCGCCACCCGTACCAAGAAGAAGTAG
- a CDS encoding ABC transporter ATP-binding protein — MRGVIRGADSTSIRRGSIARGTWPRIWGFVRPYRRWLLSYLALTTVTAVIGVATPVLAGRVVNTIVAANELPDAARVVMVIAGAIAGMAVLEAVVGLAGRWFSARLGEGLIEDLRVAVFRHVQSMPLAFFSRTRTGALVSRLNNDVIGAQTAITGTLSTVLSNSIQLVLAIAVMIGLAWQVTVLAMLLLPVFVLPARRMGTWLAELRREAAELNATMGNQMTERFSAPGATLVKLFGDPDSEAAVFRGQVSRVRDIGVRSAMVSRLFVTALQLVSALAQAMIYGLGGYLAVTGAIPAGTVVALGLLLTRLYTPMTALANARVDVMTALVAFERVFEVLDLRPMLTERPDPAVLPDGPVDVALRGVRFTYPSATDVSLASLEEVAVLDQRVNTEVLHGVDLHVHGGGLLALVGSSGAGKSTLASLVPRLYDVDAGSVELSGVDVRDLSFATLRGAVGMVTQDGHLFHDTIAGNLRYASPDATDDEMIDALRRARLGDLLDTLPDGLDTVVGERGYRLSGGERQRLTIARLLLARPRVVILDEATAHLDSESEAAVQEALAEALVGRTAIVIAHRLSTVRAADRIAVLEGGQVVESGTHDELLAADGRYATLYRTQFLPAATTAG, encoded by the coding sequence ATGCGCGGGGTCATCCGGGGGGCGGACTCGACGTCCATCCGCCGTGGCTCCATCGCGCGGGGCACCTGGCCCCGGATCTGGGGCTTCGTCCGGCCCTACCGCCGCTGGCTGCTGTCCTATCTGGCCCTGACCACCGTCACCGCCGTGATCGGCGTCGCGACGCCGGTGCTGGCCGGGCGCGTGGTCAACACGATCGTCGCGGCGAACGAGCTGCCCGACGCCGCCCGCGTCGTGATGGTGATCGCCGGGGCGATCGCCGGGATGGCCGTCCTGGAGGCGGTGGTCGGGCTCGCCGGCCGCTGGTTCTCGGCGCGGCTCGGCGAGGGACTCATCGAGGACCTGCGGGTGGCGGTGTTCCGTCACGTCCAGTCGATGCCGCTGGCGTTCTTCTCCCGCACCCGGACCGGGGCGCTGGTCAGCCGGCTCAACAACGACGTGATCGGCGCCCAGACCGCCATCACCGGCACCCTGTCCACGGTGCTGTCCAACAGCATCCAGCTCGTGCTGGCCATCGCGGTCATGATCGGTCTGGCCTGGCAGGTCACCGTGCTGGCGATGCTGCTGCTGCCGGTGTTCGTGCTCCCGGCCCGGCGGATGGGGACCTGGCTCGCCGAGCTGCGCCGCGAGGCCGCCGAGCTCAACGCCACCATGGGTAACCAGATGACCGAGCGCTTCTCCGCGCCCGGCGCCACCCTGGTGAAGCTGTTCGGCGACCCCGACTCCGAGGCCGCGGTCTTCCGGGGCCAGGTGTCGCGGGTGCGCGACATCGGTGTCCGGTCGGCGATGGTGTCGCGGTTGTTCGTCACTGCGCTGCAGCTGGTGTCTGCGCTGGCCCAGGCCATGATCTACGGCCTCGGCGGCTACCTCGCGGTGACCGGGGCGATCCCGGCGGGTACCGTCGTCGCGCTCGGGCTGCTGCTGACCCGGCTCTACACCCCGATGACGGCGCTGGCCAACGCCCGCGTCGACGTGATGACCGCGCTGGTCGCCTTCGAGCGGGTCTTCGAGGTGCTCGACCTGCGCCCGATGCTGACCGAGCGACCCGACCCGGCCGTGCTGCCCGACGGCCCCGTCGACGTCGCCCTGCGCGGGGTCCGGTTCACCTACCCCAGCGCCACCGACGTCTCCCTGGCCTCGCTGGAGGAGGTCGCGGTGCTCGACCAGCGGGTCAACACCGAGGTGCTGCACGGCGTCGACCTGCACGTCCACGGCGGCGGGCTGCTCGCCCTGGTCGGGTCGTCCGGGGCCGGGAAGTCCACGCTCGCCTCGCTGGTCCCACGTCTCTACGACGTCGACGCCGGCTCGGTCGAGCTGTCCGGGGTGGACGTGCGGGACCTGTCGTTCGCCACGCTGCGCGGCGCCGTCGGGATGGTCACCCAGGACGGGCACCTGTTCCACGACACCATCGCCGGCAACCTGCGCTACGCCTCGCCCGACGCCACCGACGACGAGATGATCGACGCGCTGCGCCGCGCCCGGCTCGGCGATCTTCTCGACACGCTGCCCGACGGTCTCGACACCGTGGTGGGGGAGCGCGGCTACCGTCTGTCCGGTGGTGAGCGCCAGCGGCTGACCATCGCCCGTCTGCTGCTGGCCCGCCCGCGGGTGGTGATCCTCGACGAGGCCACCGCGCACCTCGACTCGGAGTCCGAGGCAGCAGTGCAGGAGGCACTGGCGGAGGCGCTGGTCGGGCGGACCGCGATCGTCATCGCGCACCGGCTGTCCACCGTGCGTGCGGCCGACCGGATCGCGGTGCTGGAGGGTGGGCAGGTCGTCGAGTCCGGCACCCACGACGAGCTGCTGGCCGCCGACGGCCGCTACGCCACGCTCTACCGGACCCAGTTCCTCCCGGCGGCGACGACCGCGGGCTGA
- a CDS encoding DAK2 domain-containing protein has product MTDHRPLDQDAVLARFARAVEDGHGVLTDLDQHSGDGDYGDNLRAGVRLAVALAGRGPQRGFGALGEVFLDEVGGTSGPLLGLLFSEIARALSYGSADTAAFAAGARAGLTAIQRVGEAEVGDRTMVDALAPAVTALDRSGYAAAAAAALDGAERTAELAARHGRASYVGERAKGAPDPGAVGVALLFAAVAAVAEPGAEVADPLAGRA; this is encoded by the coding sequence ATGACCGACCATCGCCCCCTCGACCAGGACGCCGTGCTGGCCCGCTTCGCCCGGGCCGTCGAGGACGGCCACGGTGTGCTCACCGACCTCGACCAGCACTCCGGCGACGGCGACTACGGCGACAACCTGCGCGCCGGGGTCCGGCTGGCCGTCGCGCTGGCCGGGCGCGGACCGCAGCGCGGGTTCGGCGCGCTCGGCGAGGTCTTCCTCGACGAGGTCGGCGGCACCAGCGGCCCGCTGCTGGGCCTGCTGTTCTCCGAGATCGCCCGCGCGCTGTCCTACGGCTCGGCCGACACGGCCGCGTTCGCCGCGGGCGCCCGGGCCGGGCTGACCGCGATCCAGCGGGTCGGCGAGGCCGAGGTGGGCGACCGGACGATGGTCGACGCGCTGGCCCCGGCCGTGACCGCGCTCGACCGTTCGGGGTACGCCGCCGCGGCGGCCGCGGCCCTCGACGGCGCCGAGCGGACCGCGGAGCTCGCGGCCCGGCACGGCCGCGCGTCCTACGTCGGCGAGCGCGCGAAGGGCGCGCCGGACCCCGGCGCGGTCGGCGTCGCGCTGCTGTTCGCCGCCGTCGCCGCGGTGGCCGAGCCGGGCGCCGAGGTGGCGGACCCGCTGGCGGGCCGGGCCTGA
- a CDS encoding dihydroxyacetone kinase subunit DhaK: MPFPFHPAGDDPVPAAVRGFARAHADLVALHEDPIHLLARHRAPGRRVGLVSGGGSGHEPLHAGFLGRGMLDAVAPGPVFTSPHNKAVLYASRAAAGPDGVIHIVKNYTGDRINFGIAAERLRMEGVDVARVLVDDDLATDGLDTATGRRGTGATVVVEKILGAAADSGAGLAELATLGADVAAASRSLAVASRAQTSMRTGEPAFALDGRLDYGVGIHGERARRSVDRPPTEELVDRMLDEVVAGLPDGPDQVVMVVNGMGGTALLELYVLAELAAAGLEARGLERVGLLVGTFVPALDMAGFSLTLTRMRPEWTGLWAAPAQTAAFPRTETS; encoded by the coding sequence ATGCCGTTCCCCTTCCACCCGGCGGGCGACGACCCCGTCCCGGCCGCCGTCCGCGGGTTCGCCCGGGCCCACGCCGACCTCGTCGCCCTGCACGAGGACCCGATCCACCTCCTCGCACGCCACCGGGCACCCGGCAGGCGGGTCGGGCTGGTCTCCGGCGGGGGTTCCGGCCACGAGCCGCTGCACGCCGGGTTCCTCGGCCGCGGGATGCTCGACGCCGTCGCCCCCGGTCCGGTGTTCACCTCCCCGCACAACAAGGCCGTGCTGTACGCGTCCCGGGCCGCGGCGGGCCCGGACGGGGTGATCCACATCGTCAAGAACTACACCGGAGACCGGATCAACTTCGGCATCGCGGCGGAGCGGCTGCGGATGGAGGGCGTGGACGTCGCCCGCGTCCTCGTCGACGACGACCTGGCCACCGACGGGCTCGACACCGCGACCGGGCGGCGCGGGACCGGGGCGACCGTCGTCGTCGAGAAGATCCTCGGCGCCGCCGCGGACAGCGGTGCCGGGCTGGCCGAGCTCGCGACGCTCGGTGCGGACGTCGCCGCGGCCTCGCGCAGCCTCGCCGTCGCCTCCCGCGCGCAGACCTCGATGCGCACCGGGGAGCCCGCGTTCGCCCTCGACGGGCGGCTCGACTACGGCGTCGGCATCCACGGCGAGCGGGCCCGGCGCTCGGTCGACCGGCCGCCCACCGAGGAGCTCGTCGACCGGATGCTCGACGAGGTCGTCGCGGGCCTGCCCGACGGCCCCGACCAGGTCGTCATGGTCGTCAACGGCATGGGGGGCACGGCACTGCTGGAGCTCTACGTGCTCGCCGAGCTGGCCGCCGCCGGGCTGGAGGCGCGCGGGCTGGAGCGGGTGGGCCTGCTCGTCGGCACGTTCGTGCCCGCCCTGGACATGGCCGGGTTCTCGCTCACCCTGACCCGGATGCGCCCGGAGTGGACGGGCCTGTGGGCCGCACCGGCGCAGACGGCCGCCTTCCCCCGGACGGAGACCTCATGA
- a CDS encoding TetR/AcrR family transcriptional regulator, protein MPRVSTDQLAARRQQILTGARTCFADHGYEGATVRRLEEYTGLSRGAIFHYFRDKEALFLALAEQDATRMADVVAEQGLVQVMRDLLRGGSDRSWLGTRLEVSRRLRTDPEFRARWQEHSGALTAATRARLERQAAAGALRDDVPVPVLAQYLELVLEGLVSHLAMGLPADDLGPVLDLVENAVRAPLMR, encoded by the coding sequence ATGCCCCGCGTCAGCACCGACCAGCTCGCCGCACGCCGGCAGCAGATCCTCACCGGTGCCCGGACCTGCTTCGCCGACCACGGCTACGAGGGCGCCACCGTCCGGCGGCTCGAGGAGTACACCGGGCTGTCCCGTGGCGCGATCTTCCACTACTTCCGGGACAAGGAGGCGCTGTTCCTGGCCCTGGCCGAGCAGGACGCCACCCGGATGGCCGACGTCGTCGCCGAACAGGGCCTGGTGCAGGTCATGCGCGACCTGCTGCGCGGCGGCTCGGACCGCAGCTGGCTGGGCACCCGCCTGGAGGTCTCCCGACGGCTGCGCACCGACCCGGAGTTCCGGGCCCGCTGGCAGGAGCACTCCGGCGCGCTGACCGCCGCGACCCGGGCGCGGCTGGAACGTCAGGCCGCAGCCGGCGCGCTGCGCGACGACGTGCCGGTGCCGGTGCTCGCCCAGTACCTGGAGCTGGTGCTGGAGGGGCTGGTCTCGCACCTGGCGATGGGGCTGCCCGCCGACGACCTCGGCCCGGTGCTCGACCTCGTGGAGAACGCCGTCCGCGCGCCGTTGATGCGCTGA
- the egtA gene encoding ergothioneine biosynthesis glutamate--cysteine ligase EgtA, which yields MTLDDQSTDGVLRSVGEAEAYVASVCFKHGPPTLAGVEIEWMLHRPGRPADPVDLDAVRAALGPHRPASLDPASHAAPLPAGGTVTVEPGGQIEISSAPADSLEALLGALGADAAHLHGLLAEQGLRPHGRAADPVRPARRLLDLPRYAAMECVFDGVGPHGRSGMCSTAAVQVSLDAGPAAGIAERWAVLHELGPVLLAAFANSPVQHGRRTGWKSSRQACWLSLDPARTAPPPTATTGTDPAAAWARRVVTTPLLCVRGTGTWSVPAGVTFADWVSGRARGGVLDRPPTLADLDYHVSTLFPPVRPHGYLEVRYVDGQAGDDWALPTAVLLALTSSGPVVDRVRELCEPVRDEWVAAARHGLDHPDLAAAAAGLFPLACDVLAAADHPLTTGPGPLLARLREVTERRVQQGRCPADDIDPAEQGAGPTADPFPPGLHLGSALPGAPAAREVTGREPGRSAVDTADQAAQEDVA from the coding sequence GTGACCCTGGACGACCAGAGCACCGACGGTGTGCTCCGCAGCGTGGGGGAGGCCGAGGCCTACGTGGCCTCGGTCTGCTTCAAACACGGCCCCCCGACCCTGGCCGGTGTCGAGATCGAATGGATGCTCCACCGACCCGGTCGACCGGCCGACCCGGTCGACCTCGACGCCGTGCGTGCCGCTCTCGGCCCGCACCGCCCGGCCTCTCTGGACCCCGCCTCGCACGCGGCCCCGCTCCCCGCGGGCGGCACCGTGACCGTCGAGCCGGGCGGCCAGATCGAGATCTCCAGCGCTCCCGCTGACTCGCTCGAGGCCCTCCTCGGCGCCCTCGGCGCCGACGCAGCCCACCTCCACGGTCTGCTCGCCGAGCAGGGCCTGCGGCCGCACGGCCGCGCCGCCGACCCGGTCCGGCCCGCCCGGCGGCTGCTGGACCTGCCGCGCTACGCGGCCATGGAGTGCGTGTTCGACGGCGTCGGCCCGCACGGACGCAGCGGGATGTGCTCCACGGCGGCGGTCCAGGTCAGCCTGGACGCCGGCCCGGCCGCCGGGATCGCCGAACGCTGGGCGGTCCTGCACGAGCTGGGCCCGGTGCTGCTCGCAGCGTTCGCGAACTCGCCGGTGCAGCACGGCCGCCGCACCGGCTGGAAGTCCTCCCGGCAGGCGTGCTGGCTCAGCCTCGACCCCGCGCGGACCGCGCCGCCGCCCACCGCGACGACCGGTACCGACCCGGCCGCCGCCTGGGCGCGCCGGGTGGTCACCACCCCGCTGCTGTGCGTGCGCGGCACCGGGACCTGGTCGGTGCCGGCCGGGGTCACCTTCGCCGACTGGGTGTCCGGCCGCGCCCGCGGCGGGGTCCTCGACCGGCCGCCGACACTGGCCGACCTCGACTACCACGTCTCGACCCTCTTCCCGCCGGTCCGCCCGCACGGCTACCTCGAGGTGCGCTACGTCGACGGTCAGGCCGGCGACGACTGGGCGCTGCCGACCGCGGTGCTGCTGGCGCTCACCTCCTCCGGCCCCGTCGTCGACCGGGTCCGGGAGCTGTGCGAGCCGGTCCGCGACGAGTGGGTCGCCGCCGCCCGCCACGGGCTGGACCACCCGGATCTGGCCGCGGCGGCCGCCGGTCTGTTCCCGCTGGCCTGCGACGTGCTGGCCGCCGCGGACCATCCGCTGACCACCGGGCCGGGCCCGCTGCTGGCCCGGCTGCGCGAGGTCACCGAGCGGCGCGTGCAGCAGGGGCGCTGCCCCGCCGATGACATCGACCCCGCCGAGCAGGGTGCGGGCCCGACCGCCGATCCGTTCCCGCCGGGGCTCCATCTGGGTTCCGCCCTGCCCGGCGCGCCCGCCGCACGAGAGGTGACCGGTCGAGAACCCGGCCGGTCCGCCGTCGACACCGCCGACCAGGCTGCCCAGGAGGACGTGGCATGA
- the egtB gene encoding ergothioneine biosynthesis protein EgtB translates to MRTRVAALLGRSRDRSTALTALDDGELAAQHSPLMSPLVWDLAHIGSMEELWLVRDVGGREPLRPEIDGLYDAFQHSRSSRVELPLLTPAEARGYVAEVRDKALDALHRSPLRGRRLEAEGFAFGMIVQHEQQHDETMLATHQLRSGGPVLDAAPPPRPAGAVDPAAEVLVPAGPFEMGTSAEPWALDNERPAHVVDLPAFRIDVHPVTNGAFAAFVDAGGYDDPRLWTDAGWAHRTEEELVAPRFWSRDSDGTWWRRRFGVVERVPDDEPVVHVSFHEAQAYARWVGKRLPTEAEWEKAARHDPATGRSRRFPWGDDEPRAEHANLGQRHLQPAPIGSYPAGASALGVQQMVGDVWEWCDSGWHPYPGFSVFPYPEYSEVFFGGDYAVLRGGSFGTDPAAIRATFRNWDHPIRRQIFAGFRLVRDAGV, encoded by the coding sequence ATGCGTACCCGCGTCGCCGCACTGCTGGGCCGCTCCCGCGACCGCAGCACCGCGCTCACCGCCCTCGACGACGGCGAGCTGGCCGCCCAGCACTCGCCGCTGATGTCGCCGCTGGTCTGGGACCTCGCGCACATCGGGTCGATGGAGGAGCTGTGGCTCGTCCGCGACGTGGGCGGCCGCGAGCCGCTGCGCCCGGAGATCGACGGCCTCTACGACGCGTTCCAGCACTCCCGTTCCTCGCGGGTCGAGCTGCCGCTGCTCACCCCGGCCGAGGCCCGCGGCTACGTCGCCGAGGTGCGGGACAAGGCGCTCGACGCGCTGCACCGCAGCCCACTGCGCGGTCGCCGGTTGGAGGCCGAGGGCTTCGCGTTCGGGATGATCGTGCAGCACGAGCAGCAGCACGACGAGACCATGCTCGCCACCCACCAGCTGCGCTCCGGGGGGCCGGTGCTCGACGCCGCCCCGCCGCCCCGCCCGGCCGGAGCGGTCGACCCGGCCGCGGAGGTGCTCGTCCCGGCGGGCCCGTTCGAGATGGGGACCTCGGCCGAGCCGTGGGCGCTGGACAACGAGCGGCCCGCGCACGTCGTGGACCTGCCCGCGTTCCGGATCGACGTGCACCCTGTCACCAACGGCGCGTTCGCGGCGTTCGTCGACGCGGGCGGCTACGACGACCCGCGGCTGTGGACCGACGCCGGGTGGGCGCACCGCACCGAGGAGGAGCTGGTCGCGCCGCGGTTCTGGTCCCGCGACAGCGACGGCACCTGGTGGCGGCGCCGGTTCGGCGTCGTCGAGCGGGTGCCCGACGACGAGCCCGTCGTGCACGTCTCCTTCCACGAGGCGCAGGCCTACGCCCGCTGGGTCGGCAAGCGTCTGCCCACCGAGGCGGAGTGGGAGAAGGCCGCCCGGCACGACCCGGCGACCGGCCGGTCCCGGCGCTTCCCCTGGGGCGACGACGAGCCGCGCGCCGAGCACGCCAACCTCGGACAGCGCCACCTCCAGCCCGCCCCGATCGGCTCCTACCCGGCGGGGGCGTCCGCCCTGGGGGTGCAGCAGATGGTCGGCGACGTCTGGGAGTGGTGCGACTCCGGCTGGCACCCCTACCCGGGGTTCAGCGTGTTCCCGTACCCCGAGTACTCCGAGGTGTTCTTCGGCGGGGACTACGCGGTGCTGCGCGGCGGATCGTTCGGCACCGACCCGGCGGCGATCCGGGCCACGTTCCGCAACTGGGACCACCCGATCCGCCGGCAGATCTTCGCCGGATTCCGGCTGGTCCGCGACGCCGGTGTGTAG